Part of the Brassica oleracea var. oleracea cultivar TO1000 chromosome C8, BOL, whole genome shotgun sequence genome is shown below.
TTACAGATTCTAATCCTTAAGTTTACAACACGTTATCAGCACGATAGCCTCTAGCCCTAAGCCCCACAAAATATTTTTCAACTCAGCCGAAAATCATCAAACCCTAAATAAAAAGGAATCTGCCTCGGAATTTCAAAGAGGCCGTTCTCCCAAACCGTGAGGACCCAGAAGACGATCAAGATATCAAATCGAAGCCCTTGCCGAGACGAATCAGTCAGTGCAAACCGCTTGTCGATCTGACCACCGACGCGCCATCACGCACAGATACAGTGCGCGTCGATTTGCTTTGGAAACCAAATCCGATTCCAACAAGGATTTTCTAACCGAACTCAACTCTTGTGCAAGATAAGTTTATCATACCTTAGTTGATTCATGTTATCTTGTTAGCTTATGACGTTCATGTTATCTAATGCCCCTCGTGTTGTTTCATGAGCCGTGGGAATTAAAATCTAATATCAACAAGGAGTTCAAGCCGAGAAGAGTTGCAGCCCGTGTGATCAAACTCTCATTTCCATTCAGATCAAAAGGAGTTCATAGCACATTCGCGACAGACGATCAAGGCGTTCCCGATCAGACGTTCGCGACCCGATATAAGCGACTCGATTCATTCCAGCTTGCGTCTCCGATCAGCCTCAATCCGTTCGCGACAACATCAGCTCGCGACTCGATCATCACGTTGGACAGCTTGCGACTCGATCATCACGTTGGACAGCTCGCGACTCGATCATCACGTTGGACAGCTCGCGTTCTGTTCCCGATCAGCTCGCGGTTCATCTCTTTGGTGGTCCAGTTCAACAATCATCTAAGGTTAAAGGTAATTTGAAACATAAGAACCTATAATCGAATTTGGATTGTTTGATAAAAAATGAAACCCTAAAATCCTAATCTTTATGAATCAAAACCATAGAGTAATAGATCAAAACCCTAATGAGTAAATCGAAGCTCAAAAGTTCGATACCCCAAACCCTAAATCGAGATTAATCTATTGATCAATTAAAATCTAAATCCTTAATGGTTTTGAATCTCAAATCAAACTCCTTTGATCTAAGATCAAAATCGAAACCCTAAACCCTAATTTGAAAATTTGATTGTTTGAATTTGAATCTGAATTGATTGTTTTGATCACCTAAACTGTTGCTAAGATTGTTTAATCTCGAATTTGATATTGAATTGATTGAAATATTATTTTGATAGCCTTGATAGTTTTAATTAAAATCACTTGATCATATCATATCTTGGTCGTGCGGCTTGTGGCATCATTCATACATAAACTGATCACATTGATTGATTGCAAATACACTTAGAACTTTATGCTAGGGTGGTATTGAATTGAAATCAAATAGCCGTATGATTGATCTTTGACTTGTCCGTGTGATTGATGTTTGTGCATTGCCGTATTGATTGCACCATATGAACAGATAGAAACCATCTATGTTAGGATTGCAATTGCACAATGAACTGAATGCATTAAAACGAACTGTTTGAATCTTTGGTCGTGCGGCTTGTTTCCTGTTTTGGCTGTGAGGCTTGTTTCTTGTCCGTAAGGCTTATTGCTTTGTTTTAACATTGAAATTAATCCTAAAGATCTAAAATTATCAATCTATGACTTCAGATGTCGAAAATCAACAACTTGGATTTTGCTGCCCTAAATCTCTCTGGAGATAATTATCTTCAATGAGCGCTTGATGCTAAGATCATCCTGAAATCCAAGGGACTCGGTGAGTGTATCACCAAGGACAATAATGCCAGTGAGAAAGATCGATACAGAGCCATCTTTATCATTCACCATCATCTAACTGAGAGTCTCAAAGATCAGTATCTGACCATTGAGAATCCTTGAGATCTTTGGAATGAATTGAAATCGAGATATGATCACCAGAGAACGGTGATCTTACCAAAGGCTCGGTTTGATTGGAGGAATCTCAGAATCCATGACTTTAAGTCCGTGGACGAGTATAACTCGACACTGTTTAAGATTGTTTCAAAATTGCAACTGTATGGTGAAAGTATTACTGATCAGGATATGCTTGAGAAAACCTTTTCCACTTTCCACACAAGTAATGTGCTGTTACAACAACAGTACCGTGAGAAAGGTTTAACGACCTATGCTAATCTTATTTCTTGTCTCTTGCTCGCTGAGCAGAACAATGAATTATTGATGAGAAACANNNNNNNNNNNNNNNNNNNNNNNNNNNNNNNNNNNNNNNNNNNNNNNNNNNNNNNNNNNNNNNNNNNNNNNNNNNNNNNNNNNNNNNNNNNNNNNNNNNNNNNNNNNNNNNNNNNNNNNNNNNNNNNNNAAGAAATAGGAACGGACGTGGCCGTGGTCAAAGCTCCTTTGGCCGCGGGCAAGGGAATCAACATGGTCGAGACCATGGGCGGGACCGTGGCTCATTTGGACGAGGTCATGGTCGCGGACGTGGCTCTTCATTTAAACCTCAACACTCGACCACTTCAAGCAAATCAATGTGCCATAGATGTGGTATGGGCAATCATTGGGCTAAGACTTGTAGGACTCCCAAGCATCTAGTTGATCTCTATCAAGAGAGTTTGAAAGGGAAGAATCCTGAAGCCCATATGACTTATCAAGATGATGAAAATGATTTCAATATAAAGACGATCTTATGGATTATGAAACTTCAGATTGTCTAAAAGACTGAAGAATGATTTCGAAATTTGTAATCTAAATTCTGTGTTCTTTGCTTTGGTGTTTTTCATTTCTATTGTATCATTTCTTTGAACTTGTTTAAAACTCAAAATCTGATCATAAAATTACTCTTTGGCTGAAATTTATAAGAATCCTAGAACCATTCAAATTTGGCCTGACCGAAACTTATTTTTGGCCTAATGAACAATGTAAAGTTTGGCCAAATGTAAAGCTTGGCCTAGCTTAAATCTTGATCAAATGCAAAGTCTGAATTCTCTTGGCCAACCTTAAATGACCTTGACCGAAGGCAAAAGCTTGGCCAAAGACAAACATTAACCGTTTTTCCTTGGCCATAAAGGTGAAACCTTGGCCAAATAGGAAATCCCTTGGCCAAATTGAAATTTCTATTGGCCAAATATGAAACTAATAAAATCATCTTGGCCGAATCCCCTTGCCCAAAATTCCTTGGCCAAAGTCTTTTGAATAATCTATCTTGACCGAATCTATATCATTAGCCAAACTTAAAATCTTGGCCGAATTTAAAACCCGATTAATCTATTCAGACTTAATTTATTTCTGGCTATTTGTTATACACCTTGATTTATTTAATGCATAATGTTTTCAAAATTATTGTCTAAGGGAACAAAATTTGATAATAAATTACCTAAATTGGGGATTCAATACGAGATAAATGAACATTCAGTGTTATTATCTCGAGGGGGAGAATCATAGAATCCCTAAATCCCTAAATAACTTAAGCATCCACGACAACAATAGCCCAAATCAAATCTGAAAACGAAATTGCACAACATAAAGATTATATGGAGATTAATGATTGGCAAACCGGTCATGTCATTCCGGTTAAGTATGCGACATTCTATTGAATGGTTTAAGATATGCTGCCCCTTTGAATAAGGGAATTAATAATAAGAGTATTCACCATGATATTTCGAAAAATAAGCAAGGAATTTCGTGGGCTTGATCACCCACGGATGGACTGATCATCCATCATATGTTACGACATATGGTTGTACATATCCTTGTCAAAATCTGCAATAAGTTTGCAAGAGTAATTGGTGATACCGGTAGATTTATGAATCCTTATAAGTTGCGGCAAAATTTGTTCGCATAATGTCAAAGAACAAATAGAGACTCTCCCATAAATTTGATAAAGGGTCAAGAATTAATGTTCCCATATAGAGAACTTAAATAAGTTGCTCAACCACAAAGTTATAAGATTAGATCTGAAATTGAATTAAGTGTATACGTTGGATATAAATCTCCATAACATAAAAGCGAGGATCATGAAACCAACGTCTATCATAGAGTGCACTCAGAGAAATTACTCAGAGAAATTGATTAAGCAAATTGATAATGCTATAAGACGTGGTATATGAAATCTCTTAAGAGAAGAGATGTAGTAAAACCAGTTGGACATAAATAAGTCTTTGGTGAGAATACAAAATAAGGATGGGGAAATTGCATAAGGTTCTCACAAAGACCTGGAATCAATTATAAAGGAGACATCCTCCTATGTGGTGGATGCAACAACATTCTGATTCCTTATAAGTCTGGAAAATAAAATACATATCTATACGGTCCACTGGATAACGAAATTTATCTAAAAGTTCCAGAGGGTATCGAACTACCGAACATCAAGTTCTCGAGAACAATATTGAATATCCTAGGAACCTCTGGATAAATTTCCCAAAGATAAAACACATCAAGAAAGAATTCGAATTCAACATGAAAGGTTTTGGGAAAACAAGATTATATATTGGATTATACATTGAGCACTTTGAAAAGAAAATTCTTATGCATCAAATGCCATACATAACGTGCTTAAGAAGTTCGATATGGACTAAGCTTCCGAATTGACAAGTCCCATATTTATAAGGTCCCTCAGTTAAAAAAAAAAGATAATTTCGGCCCTAATGAAGAAAATTAGGAGATCCATGGTCCCGAAATGCCATGTCTAATTGCCATAAAGTTTTGACGGATTTGACGAGCCATACAAGCCTAGATAAATAATTTACCGTAATCTATTAGCTAGATGTAGCTCATGATCGACCCAAAGGCACTGGAACGAGATTAAACATGTTCTTCGTTACCTGCAAGGAGCGAAAGACTTGAGTCTATTTTATACTAACCATAACAAATATGGTTTAGTTGGCTTTGCTGATGCAGGTTATTTATCAGATCCACACAATGCTCGATCACAGACAGGCTATCTCGTTACACATGGAGGGACGGCCATATCAGGGCGTTCCATGAAGCAAACGATCGCAGCCACATCTTCGAACCATTCGGAAATATTGGCCATACATGAGGCCAGCCGCGAGTGTGTCTGGGTGAGGTCGATGACCCAGCATGTCCGATCAAATTGTGGGATGGCCGAGTGCAAGAAGCCGACCTGTTCACCAAATCACTTCCTACCTGCACGTTCAGGAAGCTCACGCATCAGATTGGGATGCATAGACTGAAAGATCTTCAGTGATGTTCAGAATAGGGGGAGTATACGTGTTGTACTCTTTTTCAATCACCATGGTTTTGTCCCAATGGATTTTCCTGGTAAGGTTTTAATGAGACAACATCTAAAGCGTATTATAATCCATGTATGGTTATGACATCCAAGGGGAGTGTTATAAATCATATTGTGGATGTCCATAACCGGCCCGGTCCATGACCGGCCCAATACCTAGAGAGAGAGAGGCTGCCGCAGGAGAGAGAAAGAGAGAGAGGCGGTTTAGACTTAGAGAGAAGGGGAAACCCTAGTTTCTTTTTTCCTTGTATTTGTACACTTTCCATATTTATGTCTTTCCTTTTATCTCTTTGTAATTCTCATATATAAAGATACCATATGTTATGATTAATGATAAGAACTTACAGATTCTAATCCTTAAGTTTACAACAAGAATGTCTTATCCGAACCAACATTTTAAACAACATTTATTATCCCGGCAAGACTACTTAGATAAACATTAACTTCAAAGATTTATGATAGCTTTGGTTTAATTAACTTAAACCTTCAAAGAAAGCTTTTGAGCTGCAAGTGCTTCAGCCTCAAGGGTCGGCTCCCAGAGAAGTGTGGTCTCTGCCAAGAGTGAAGTAACAATGTATGGTTCCATGTTTGATGCTGGACGTCGATCTTCCAAGTAACCTATATATATCCAAAGGCACAACGATATATATTCGCTATATATAGCATAAAAAGAAAAAAAAGGGTTACCATTCCAGCAGAATCAGTACCTTTTCCTTTCTTCTCGGTATCACGTCCCACACGAATTGAGCATCCACGGTTAGCCACGCCCTGAGAAGTTGAAGTTTAAAGAAAGTGAGCAGAGGGATAAAACAACTGGGACTTAAAAAGTGAAATATTTCACTCTTATTGCATATATGCATACCCATGAGAATTGGTCGATACTAGCTGTCTCGTGCTTTCCGGTCAACCTTCTCTCATTGCCTTCACCGTATGCACTGATGTGCTCCATGTGACGAAGCGAGAGGTTCAAGATGGCCTTTTTAATCACATCAAATCCTCCTTCCTCTCTCATGCTTTTAGTACTGTAATTGGTATGGCAACCAGCACCGTTCCAGTCACCATCTATGGGTTTGGGATCAAGTGTTAAGACAACACCAGCTTGTTCTGTGATTCTCTACAAAATGGTAAACAAACAGTTAATATAACTTAACTCTTAGAGTCTCACCCACAAATCTCAACAAAAGAGACATTTGATTACCTCAAGAAGGTATCTTGCACACCAAACATGATCACCTGCTTCGATTCCTACACTCGGGCCAATTTGGAATTCCCACTGAACAAATATTTGTTGGCAACATAATCAAACAAACATCAAGTTACAAAAAAAAAAAAAAAAAAAAAAATATGATAATTATAGAATTATTATCAGAAGCTTCTTTGAGAAAAAAAGAGACCTGTCCTGGCATAACTTCGCCATTAGTACCACTGATGTTAATTCCCGCATATAAACAAGCTTTGTAATGAGCATCTGAAATGTCACGTCCCCATGACTTTTCAGCTCCAACTCCACAGTAGTAAGGACCCTGACACCAACAAAAACTGTTGGTTACTTTACTTTTTGTAAACCAACACAAAACATACTTTTATAGCTTGACTTGGTTATCACCTGAGGACCAGGATACGCTCCAACGGGCCAACCCAAAGGCCAGTTTACGTTTGGCTGAAGTAAAGTGTACTCTTGTTCAATGCCAAACCTAAGATCATGAGAGAGTATTTAGACATATATAAGCACCCAATTCTAAGTAAATAGAATTGGAGGTAAGCCGATATATCTATATATATGAGAGTTTTGGGTTATGACAAACCATGGAATCTCTTCATTGACCTTCTTGTTGCTGAAAATCTCAGCAGCTCGGGCACGTTTGTTTGTTGGAATTGGCTCACCAGCTGGTGTGTAGGTATCACAAATAACCTTTACATAATAATAGCTCGATCCTTAGTGTGTGACCACAAAAAATGTTACTTATAGAATCAAACTCAATGATGCATACCAATATGTTATTGCCTCCACGGAAAGGATCTCTGAAGATAGCTTGCGGACTGAATACAAACATGAAACGAATGTATGGTGAGATTGTGAAATTATATCATATGAAATTAGAAATATCTAGTGCCTTGGGGAAGTATCTTACTATAAAATCACTTCACTATCTTCACCAGGTGCTTGTCCGGTGCTAGAACCATCATAATTCCACTTGGGAAGCTCAGAAGGATCTTCCACAGGCTTTTCAAGAGTCTACAAGTTTCAAAGAAACCATCTATTAATATACTAGCATCATAAAGTCACTACAAAGTCTATGAGAGTATCATACCCTTGACTTGCTCCTAAGGTCAATTCCTGATCCTCCAATCCTATTTAAATAAAAGGACAAATCATTAGAAACCTCGTACCAGAAGTTTGATATGAGATGTTGAGAGGTATATATGTACCAAATGTACTCAGCGATGATGCGGTCAGTGAAAGGTTTGGTGTCTAAATTGAGAAGACTCTCAACTCTATTGATTGTACTGTTATCAGATTGGAGAGCCATCACTTTAAAGCTTCTTAGTTTGCTGCTGTTCTGTTTCTTCTGTTTCAACATAACCGAGCTCCATAACTTTGAAGATGCAATGGGGCTCGGTTTAGTCAATTTCATTTGACATGTTGGAGAAGCTGCCAAGATTTGCGCCATTTTGTTTAAAGCTTGGATCCCTGATCAGATCAGAAAGTACTTAAACCCAAATCAAGAATCTACAACTTTATATGATACACTAGAGGGCATCAAGATTAGTGCTTCTTGTTCTGAAACATCCAGATTCTTGACCAAGACAGATTAAACTAAACCGAATTCACTAAAAGGTGACTGAATTTAACCAAATATATTTAAGTTAGAGGGAAAAGACAAAGATATCCAATTAAAATAACAAAAAAGTGTGATGATCCCTGTTGATAAGAGATCCAACTAAAATAACAAAAAATGTGATGATCCCTGTTGATATTAGTCCAAAAAGAAGAGAAGTATGGATTAATTAGTAAGTGGTGGACCCGAGATCTACTGGAAGCAACCTTTTGGAAGCAACCTTTTGGAAGCTTAATCAGCAAAGAAAGACAGACTTCAACTTTTTATTACATTAGTTTCCTTGGAGATTCTCTTACAAGAAACAAATGGGTTTCCAAATCCAGTACCAAAATCGGATCAGATGCTGGAAAAGGTAAAAAGAGTATTGGGGAAAACGATGAAGTACCTGGGAACTTAAAGAAGACTTAACTCTGATTCAAGAGACTTGAGTGTTTGCAACAAATGGCAAAGAAAGAGTTGACAAATATAGAGAAGCCTTAGAATTTTTGAATATTTTCTTTCACAAAAATAAAAATAAAATAAATAGAATTTACTTTCTTATTTAAAGAGGGGACTGAGTGAAGTGGCTTTTGCCAAAGAGATAGGGGTGTGCTCTACGAGTGGTGCAAAAAAATTTTTTATTTGGTAAATGCTTTGTCTTTGCAGATAAGGTGTCGTTGTGGTGCCTTTCAACTTCAGTATTCATACTTTTTTTGCCCTTTACATTATTTTTGCTTGAATAAGGTCTTCGTTTTTGGTTGGTGATACAGAGTACAAACCAGTCACACGCTAAGATAAAGACGAGAATATTTAGGTTCGCAGACCGTCAAAGTTAATAATAAAATGAATAAAGAGAAAATAAAAAAGAAAATTTGAAGAATGAAAATAAATTTTTTGACAAAATTTAAAAGTAAATGGTAACTATAAAAGAAATGAGTTTATAAAAATATAAAAATTAAATAAGAAACCAAAATACATCTTTTAAAATAATATTTTTTATAAAATATGTATCATTAAAATAACTTAATGATAAAAATAGTTTTAAATTTTTTTCATTGTTTCTCTTAATTTTTAAAAAGAAAAAATGTTCTATATTTCTTTTAGAAAAAATTAATCGGAAGAATGAAAAGAAAAAACGTGCATAAATATCAAATTAATTTCTTCCTAAACGGTGTAAACCTTGAGAAACATCATATTTCTCCTTGTTTTTGCTTCTAAATGTGTCACCACTTAAAACCTTACATTACAGTTGGTAGCCTTGAATTCAAATCATAATAAATATTCAATTACGGATTTAAGAGATTTTATTGATAAACCTAGCTTAGTGATAACAAACTAATTAGGTCATCTGAAAATAGATGAACTCATTAGAATGATGAGTAAAATCTTAGAAAATTTAAATATATTATAGCTTGTGTTGAGATATTTGATAGACCATGGATTTTACCCATTTTTAACCATGGTTTATGAATGTTTTAAGATATATTATTACTATATAGAGTCTATTTAGAATAATTACAGATCCATGTACTATTTGCAAAGAAATGATATATTTGAAGCTTTTTAGAGATCTTTTGAGCTTCGCTGGAAGCAAGAAATGGTCGACGGTCGCGATTCAGTATCGACCGACAGTTACCACCAGACATCGATCGATGTTGGGGTCCTCACATCGATCGATTATGAAGCCATCCGAGAATTAATAACAAATTAGAAGATTTCAAGTTTCACAAAAGTCTTAATAATTACATCATTAGTCTTTGGTCGCCTGTTAGGATATTTATTAGAGTTTTGTATCATTTTAGAGGCAGACTTGCCTAGAGACCTTTTTAGACCTAGTTTGGAGGAGGCAAGAAGCCACCATTGAAAGAAAATAGCTTAGGGTTGTAGAGATAGATCATCTACTGCAAAACAGAGAAGATCTTGAATTCTCTTGTTTTCATTATTTTTGTTACTTTTACTATTTATTTTACCTAAGTATTATTCAGACCATCATAACTATGTGTTTCATGAATATGTCTGAGTAGTCCTTACTGTTAGATTTAGGTTTCTCAAATGGGTTGATAAATGTAATACTGACATAACAATTGCTAGGGTGCTTAGAAATATAGTTCTTTCATCTACTTGTGCTTAAAGCTAAGTTTAGGATTGATCACCCTTTAGACTTAGATCTTAGGATTAATTGGGATCAAGCCATTGCTAGACCCATACCTGAAAATAACTAGTATGATCTAACTGACTAGATACAGACGAGAGTTGGTCTAGTGAGTTAGAGAATACAAATCAAACTTGTCCGTAATGCTTTCTGGAAGAAGTATCGATCGACGCAGCGATAGCCCTGTCAATCGATATTTCGAAAGGTGTATCGATCGATATTCACAAAGAATTATCGATCGACACTTTCTCGTGATTAANNNNNNNNNNNNNNNNNNNNNNNNNNNNNNNNNNNNNNNNNNNNNNNNNNNNNNNNNNNNNNNNNNNNNNNNNNNNNNNNNNNNNNNNNNNNNNNNNNNNNNNNNNNNNNNNNNNNNNNNNNNNNNTGAATCTAGCTACTTCAACCAACTGTTAACAACCTCAAAACAATCAATCCAACAAATAAATTTGTTCACCAATCCATTTACTGCTCTTAAAACTCATAAACCATTTAATCTAGATTTATTTAAAAACCATAATCTACTGTGTAATCCTAGAGTCTCTGTGGATTCGATCCCTAAGTACTACATCCGAACTTCTTATTTGAGAGAGTAATTCACTCCTTAGAGTAATTTGAGTGATATCAATATTTAATTAGTTAAAATTTGATATTTAACACTAAAACGAATATAAATTAGATTTTTTTTTATGTCCCTAATATCCGGAGCCTCGAGAGGATCCGACTAGCGCCAATGACCGCCCACCGGAGCTTAGCCGGGGAGTCCGCCGACGCATCCAGGAGGGCTGGTGATCACCCCATGTAAATTCCACCAGTAGCCACACGTTAACAAGCTTCTCCGTATTGGGCCCGATGGTCCCTCAAGATAATCACCTCAAAATATAAATTAGATTTTGATGGGTAATCTACCTAACATCCCATGATTATATCAGCTTTTTTATCACCAAACTTAACAAAATTTATTTTTTTGTTTATTAATTTGTATTATAGTTTAAAACTAAAAGCAACATAACTGTATGTTTGTTTTTTTCAAAAAAACAACATAATTGTATGTTCGTAGAAGCATAGAAAAAAGGTAAGAGATATTTACAATTCTGTGAAAATTTGCCGTCTAGAGTAATAAATTATATAACACGATGTGCCTAGTATAAAGGAATAAATTATAACAAAATGTCCTATCTCATGTTTCATTTCAGAACAGTGTTTTCCGATCTTGCCAATATTGCTGCTTCATCTTGGCTTTTACTTTCAACTTAGGATTCCTAATCTCTTTCTACTTGGCGATACATTTATTTCTTCTCCATCAAATGTCGACATTATTTTTTTTTTGAAAAAATGTTAAATTAGATTCAAAAGAAATATGTCCTTTGTTACAGCAATAAGCTACTATTGTTTCTAACTTGTTTAAAAAAGGGGAAAGCAGCTAAGTTTGGACCGCTTCAATCCAGTTTTGGAAAGCCTTGTCAAGTCTCTTGTCTAAAGGTCCGAGAGACATGATTCTGTTCTTGATGAGTCTATCAATTATCCGAAAGAGAACCTCAGGGGGCCGCGGGTGCTGTCCATGTCTCCGTGAGTTTTGTTCCCGCAAAATCATGTAGATTGTTGCCTGTAAGGCGTATCGAGCAAGAAAGCTCCTGGTTTTAGTAAGGTTTGACTTCCAGATGAAGCGCACAACGTCATTCCATGTTCCTGAGTAATCCACCCCCATAATGAGATTCATCAACTTGCTCCATACTAAAGAAGAATAATCGCAGTAAAAAAGAGGTGGTCGCGAGTTTCCAGCTACTGTGAACGCAGTACACAGTTCGCATCAAACCATGTATTCCAAACTACCATTCGATCACCCGTAGTGAGCCGATTACGAATGGCTAGCAAGGTACAGAATCGATGTTTCGGCGTAGCATGTATCAACCAGATACCCTTGTGCCAAGCAACAACCTCCCTTGTATTTCTAATGTTATTCCAAGTATCTCGAGTGAAAAACTGAGCTTTGTAGACATTTTGTTTCCCCTTCCAGAGAACAACATCCCCCGCTTCTGATTGAGGAATCGACTGGAGTTGTTGTTCGATGTTGATAAGACCCTCAACCCGATGATTTCTTCTTTTTCTCTTCGTCAGTGTCGTATGCACCGTATCATGCTGTCTTATCCTTGTGTCTATCTGATCGCGAGGTCCACACATATCCATCAAACAGCCTAAAGAAGACCACTGATCATACCAGAAAGAAGTATTTACTCCATTGTGCACCTCAACTCTGCAGAATTGTCGTGCCAGCCCTCGAATCTTCAGAATTTTTCGCCACATCCATGAGCCTTTTTGATCATTGTCTTTCGCAGACCAAATGGATTCATTCTTGAGGATGGTGGAGTTAATCCAGCTAACCCAGAGTGACGATTTGTTAGATTAATCTCCAGAACA
Proteins encoded:
- the LOC106312454 gene encoding glutamine synthetase, chloroplastic-like gives rise to the protein MAQILAASPTCQMKLTKPSPIASSKLWSSVMLKQKKQNSSKLRSFKVMALQSDNSTINRVESLLNLDTKPFTDRIIAEYIWIGGSGIDLRSKSRTLEKPVEDPSELPKWNYDGSSTGQAPGEDSEVILYPQAIFRDPFRGGNNILVICDTYTPAGEPIPTNKRARAAEIFSNKKVNEEIPWFGIEQEYTLLQPNVNWPLGWPVGAYPGPQGPYYCGVGAEKSWGRDISDAHYKACLYAGINISGTNGEVMPGQWEFQIGPSVGIEAGDHVWCARYLLERITEQAGVVLTLDPKPIDGDWNGAGCHTNYSTKSMREEGGFDVIKKAILNLSLRHMEHISAYGEGNERRLTGKHETASIDQFSWGVANRGCSIRVGRDTEKKGKGYLEDRRPASNMEPYIVTSLLAETTLLWEPTLEAEALAAQKLSLKV